A window of Spiroplasma syrphidicola EA-1 contains these coding sequences:
- the phoU gene encoding phosphate signaling complex protein PhoU has protein sequence MSVRVENDLLQIKQIVIDMIKITTHQYEDMLLSIQKNDFELAQAVINMDETINRMEEAFIDVSLWKIAKQQMVASDLRRAVGFISIVREVERIADYAKNVCRYFIKYTPSNKLVHYLEELVAKVIEMLSEVSKIFEEEKIELAYNMPKYDVELDRIFKKENNELIEKIRDVKTKEEIKVITSTMQQLKYIERAGLHIISITELLIFIIEGRTYDLETPI, from the coding sequence ATGAGTGTTAGAGTAGAAAATGACTTATTACAAATTAAACAAATTGTAATTGATATGATTAAAATTACAACACATCAATATGAAGATATGTTATTAAGTATTCAAAAAAATGATTTTGAATTAGCCCAAGCGGTAATTAATATGGATGAAACAATTAACCGGATGGAAGAGGCCTTTATTGATGTGTCATTATGAAAAATTGCCAAACAACAAATGGTGGCCAGTGATTTACGCCGTGCGGTTGGATTTATTTCAATTGTTCGGGAAGTGGAAAGAATTGCTGATTATGCAAAAAATGTTTGTCGATACTTTATTAAATATACCCCATCAAATAAATTAGTTCACTACTTAGAAGAATTAGTAGCAAAAGTAATTGAAATGTTGTCCGAGGTTTCAAAAATTTTTGAGGAAGAAAAAATTGAATTAGCTTATAATATGCCAAAATATGATGTTGAATTAGATCGCATCTTTAAAAAAGAAAATAATGAATTAATTGAAAAAATTCGGGATGTTAAAACAAAAGAAGAAATTAAAGTTATTACATCAACAATGCAACAATTAAAATATATTGAACGCGCTGGTTTACATATTATTAGTATTACCGAACTATTAATTTTCATTATTGAAGGAAGAACATACGATTTGGAAACACCAATTTAA
- a CDS encoding lipoate--protein ligase: MLCFKSNDNDVYFNLALDEYLLKSDLPTPILFLWKNHNTVIVGKNQNTYEEVNQKLANDDHVKVARRASGGGAVYQDDGNLCFSIILDKNSAMAKNYHTILQPFIDVLTKLGLNAQFAGKNDIEIDGKKISGNAQFQYKERLLHHGTFLFNVDLSKMGKYLNVDQSKIISKGIKSIPARVTNIKPLLKQDLSIDDFMDFIIQELIEQGTVVQAIPADIISAAHKLAEEKYRTWEWIYGKNPSFVFQNKIRFEGKGTLDVRMNVENSIIQEIKFFGDFLGWEGTEQLEAALVNCKYQIEDISKVLEHFDLAKIFGDKFTRAEILETIVHK, encoded by the coding sequence ATGTTATGCTTTAAAAGCAATGATAACGATGTCTATTTTAATCTAGCATTAGATGAGTATTTATTAAAAAGTGATCTACCAACGCCAATTTTGTTTTTGTGAAAAAACCATAACACTGTAATTGTAGGCAAAAATCAAAACACTTACGAAGAAGTTAATCAAAAATTGGCGAATGATGATCATGTTAAAGTGGCCCGACGAGCATCTGGGGGTGGAGCAGTTTATCAAGATGATGGAAACTTATGCTTTTCAATTATTTTAGATAAAAATAGTGCGATGGCTAAAAACTATCACACAATTTTGCAACCATTTATTGATGTGTTAACCAAATTAGGATTAAATGCTCAGTTTGCTGGCAAAAATGACATTGAAATTGATGGTAAAAAAATTTCAGGGAATGCGCAATTCCAGTATAAAGAACGTTTACTTCATCATGGAACCTTTTTATTTAATGTTGATTTAAGTAAAATGGGAAAATATTTAAATGTTGATCAATCAAAGATTATCTCAAAAGGAATTAAATCAATTCCAGCCCGTGTAACAAACATTAAACCATTATTAAAACAAGATCTTTCAATCGATGATTTCATGGATTTTATTATCCAAGAACTTATTGAACAAGGAACAGTTGTTCAAGCAATTCCAGCAGATATCATCTCAGCAGCTCATAAGTTAGCAGAGGAAAAATATCGTACTTGAGAATGGATTTATGGTAAAAACCCCAGTTTTGTCTTTCAAAACAAAATTAGGTTTGAGGGAAAAGGGACACTTGATGTAAGAATGAATGTTGAGAATTCAATAATTCAAGAAATTAAATTTTTTGGGGACTTTTTAGGATGAGAAGGAACCGAACAATTAGAAGCAGCTTTAGTTAACTGTAAGTATCAAATTGAAGATATTAGCAAGGTCTTAGAGCACTTTGATTTAGCAAAAATTTTTGGCGACAAATTTACACGCGCCGAAATTTTAGAAACAATCGTTCATAAATAA
- a CDS encoding 3'-5' exoribonuclease YhaM family protein: MQIKDLTKEGSNLQLTVLAEKVAQGVATNGTTYLSITLKDKTGTIEARLWDAKPLDLETWVKGNFYEVNINIIEYRRILQAKINSYNIVDPSEINLDDFLETAPINAEEMYQEITNFVNNLQEPVYKKMMELILLQYGEDFKVWPAAIRNHHEIKSGLLWHSLTMLKMAESLRTIYSDRLIDFELLGCGVILHDLGKVIEISVGTVSDFSLAGKLLGHISIMGNEIHRIAKENGIVDDKVLLLEHLVLASHGKLEFGSPVEPHLLEAEILSFLDNLDARIYRIDRELDKINANDQTPRLLPIENRWFIKHFDKNK, encoded by the coding sequence ATGCAAATTAAGGATTTAACAAAAGAAGGTTCAAACTTACAATTAACAGTTTTAGCCGAAAAAGTTGCCCAAGGAGTGGCAACAAATGGGACAACATATTTATCAATTACCCTAAAAGATAAAACCGGGACAATTGAAGCACGATTATGAGATGCGAAACCCCTTGATTTAGAAACATGAGTTAAAGGGAACTTTTATGAAGTTAACATAAACATTATTGAATATCGTCGCATTTTACAAGCAAAAATTAATAGTTATAATATTGTTGATCCAAGCGAAATTAATTTAGATGATTTTCTAGAAACAGCACCAATTAATGCCGAAGAAATGTATCAAGAGATTACTAATTTTGTTAATAATTTACAAGAACCAGTTTATAAAAAAATGATGGAACTAATCTTATTACAATATGGGGAAGATTTTAAAGTTTGACCAGCTGCCATCCGTAATCATCATGAAATTAAATCAGGATTACTATGACATAGCTTAACAATGCTAAAAATGGCCGAAAGTTTACGAACAATTTATTCTGATCGTTTAATTGATTTTGAACTCTTAGGGTGTGGTGTAATTTTACACGATTTAGGAAAAGTAATTGAAATTAGTGTTGGAACTGTTAGCGATTTTTCTTTAGCGGGAAAACTGCTTGGTCATATTTCAATTATGGGTAATGAAATTCATCGTATTGCCAAAGAAAATGGGATTGTTGATGATAAAGTCTTATTACTAGAACATTTAGTTTTAGCAAGCCATGGTAAATTAGAATTTGGTTCTCCCGTTGAACCCCATTTATTAGAAGCAGAAATATTGTCGTTTTTAGATAATTTGGATGCGCGGATTTATCGCATTGACCGTGAGTTAGATAAAATTAATGCTAATGATCAAACTCCGCGCTTATTACCAATCGAAAATCGCTGATTTATTAAGCACTTTGATAAAAACAAATAA
- a CDS encoding FAD-dependent oxidoreductase, whose protein sequence is MKIIVVGANHAGTTAIRTLRRLDPSAEIVTYDRNNNISFLGCGIALWVSGEVQDPQGLFYASPEILASEGIKVNMEHEVIGVDNKNQKIRVKNLQTNEEFEDNYDKLVLAIGSWPIIPPIEGIKQEGVHIVKWYQHGEIVKNANEDDNIKNVVVCGAGYIGIELVDAFYQKGKNVTLVDISDRIMPRYYDKPFTDCVEGAMLRDGVTFRGGETVVKFDGKNNVVSHVVTDKGSYPADLVIWAVGFRPATKMLENVVDLNKNGAIMVDQYMQTSDPNIYAVGDCVEVYDNAKQTSAYIALATNAVRTGVVAAVNIIKPAGLESPGFQGSNAINVFGWCLASTGVTETVAKDLGIDYDQITFSDNDRPEFMSSYKNVIIKIVWDKKTRKIIGAQVGSENNHTEVMYMFSLAIMKGVTIDELPLIDIFFLPHFNKPYNFITLAGLEVLGLNYFKK, encoded by the coding sequence ATGAAAATTATAGTAGTAGGAGCAAATCATGCCGGAACAACAGCGATTCGAACTTTAAGAAGGTTAGATCCAAGCGCTGAAATTGTAACGTATGATCGTAATAACAACATCTCATTCTTAGGGTGTGGAATCGCCCTTTGAGTTTCGGGGGAAGTACAAGATCCGCAAGGATTATTTTATGCTTCACCAGAGATTTTAGCAAGTGAAGGTATTAAAGTTAATATGGAACACGAAGTAATTGGGGTTGATAACAAAAACCAAAAAATTCGTGTTAAAAATCTACAGACAAATGAAGAATTCGAGGACAATTATGACAAATTAGTGTTAGCAATTGGTTCATGACCAATTATTCCACCAATTGAAGGAATTAAACAAGAAGGTGTTCATATTGTTAAATGATATCAACATGGGGAGATTGTAAAAAATGCCAATGAAGATGATAACATTAAAAATGTTGTTGTTTGTGGAGCTGGTTATATTGGAATTGAATTAGTAGATGCTTTTTATCAAAAAGGTAAAAATGTTACTCTAGTTGATATTTCAGATCGTATTATGCCACGTTATTATGATAAACCATTTACTGATTGTGTCGAAGGCGCAATGCTTCGTGATGGTGTTACTTTCCGTGGTGGAGAAACAGTTGTTAAATTTGATGGAAAAAACAATGTTGTTAGTCATGTTGTGACTGATAAAGGTTCTTATCCAGCTGATTTAGTAATTTGAGCAGTTGGTTTCCGCCCAGCAACAAAAATGTTAGAAAATGTTGTTGATTTAAATAAAAATGGCGCAATTATGGTTGACCAATATATGCAAACATCTGATCCAAATATTTATGCGGTTGGGGATTGTGTTGAAGTTTATGACAACGCTAAACAAACATCAGCATATATTGCTTTAGCAACAAATGCTGTTCGAACAGGAGTAGTAGCAGCGGTTAATATTATTAAACCAGCTGGCCTAGAATCACCAGGATTCCAAGGTTCAAATGCTATTAATGTTTTTGGATGGTGTTTAGCTTCAACAGGGGTTACCGAAACTGTTGCAAAAGATTTAGGGATTGATTATGACCAAATTACTTTTAGTGATAATGATCGCCCAGAGTTTATGTCATCGTATAAAAATGTAATTATTAAAATTGTTTGAGATAAAAAAACAAGAAAAATCATTGGAGCCCAAGTTGGTTCAGAAAATAATCATACTGAAGTAATGTATATGTTTTCATTAGCAATCATGAAAGGAGTAACAATTGATGAGTTACCATTAATTGATATTTTCTTTTTACCACATTTTAACAAACCATATAATTTTATTACCCTAGCTGGCCTAGAAGTTTTAGGACTAAACTATTTTAAAAAATAG
- a CDS encoding phospho-sugar mutase: MSYIDNLNLWKNAKDLEPELGAQFKAMSEQELLEAFSSDLEFGTAGLRGLIGPGTGKMNLYTIRRATLAFLQFLQKKYSLTDLKEKGVIIGHDNRHFSEKFAQEVAEIFASNGVKAILFHNNDLRPTPMVSYTIRKIGATAGVIITASHNSREYNGYKIYDHNGSQFLPVDTDVIGENYLKIKEEVFTLNLHPQPELLTFVSQTVEENYVEDVKAMQFYPGQKRNIKIVFSNLHGTSKDWTPRILRECGYDVIIVEEQFNNDPDFTYAPNPNPELAECFDLPIKYAQKHNADIIILNDPDADRLGIGIRQGDNSYYLMTGNETAPVLLEYLFSHYQKNNTLPTNGVMYNTFVTGNLSDKVAESYGVEVVKTLTGFKWIGDQMAKAPNQNRTFLFGFEEAYGYVLKDIVRDKDGIQASLVIAEACWYYHNLGKSFLDILNEQYEKFGYYYCNTVNLVRTGVEGPEIIKGMLKTLRENTLPALNGISCVKKEDYLTGLYNMPGQDLLKFYFADGSWFAVRASGTEPKIKFYFVCVDKSAQGAKTKMQLMYQELAEKYLNN, translated from the coding sequence ATGTCTTATATTGATAATTTAAATTTATGAAAAAATGCGAAAGATTTAGAACCAGAATTGGGGGCACAATTCAAGGCCATGTCAGAACAAGAGTTACTTGAAGCCTTTAGTAGTGATTTGGAATTTGGAACAGCGGGGTTGCGTGGTTTAATTGGTCCGGGAACAGGGAAAATGAACTTATATACAATTCGTCGAGCAACCTTAGCTTTTTTACAATTTTTACAAAAAAAATACTCCCTAACTGATTTAAAAGAAAAAGGGGTTATAATTGGGCATGATAATCGTCATTTTTCTGAAAAATTTGCTCAAGAAGTGGCGGAGATATTTGCTTCGAATGGGGTTAAAGCAATTTTATTTCATAATAATGATTTGCGTCCAACACCAATGGTGTCGTATACAATTCGTAAAATTGGGGCAACAGCCGGAGTAATTATTACCGCTAGCCATAATTCACGCGAATATAATGGGTATAAAATCTATGATCATAATGGGAGCCAATTTTTACCAGTTGATACTGATGTTATTGGGGAAAATTATTTGAAAATTAAAGAGGAAGTATTTACTTTAAATTTGCATCCCCAACCCGAACTGTTAACATTTGTTTCTCAAACAGTGGAAGAAAATTATGTTGAAGATGTAAAAGCAATGCAATTTTATCCAGGACAAAAACGCAATATCAAAATTGTCTTTTCCAATCTACATGGGACAAGTAAAGATTGAACACCACGGATTTTAAGAGAATGTGGTTATGATGTTATTATAGTAGAAGAACAGTTTAATAATGATCCTGATTTTACTTATGCCCCAAATCCAAATCCAGAACTAGCTGAGTGTTTTGATTTACCAATTAAATACGCCCAAAAACATAATGCTGATATTATTATTTTAAATGATCCTGACGCTGACAGATTAGGAATTGGAATTCGGCAAGGGGATAACTCATATTATTTAATGACAGGAAATGAAACAGCGCCTGTCTTATTAGAATATTTATTCTCGCACTATCAAAAAAATAATACTTTACCAACAAATGGGGTAATGTATAATACTTTTGTAACTGGAAATTTATCAGATAAAGTAGCGGAAAGTTATGGGGTTGAAGTTGTGAAAACTTTAACTGGTTTTAAATGAATTGGTGATCAAATGGCAAAAGCACCAAACCAAAATCGAACATTCCTATTTGGGTTTGAAGAAGCTTATGGTTATGTTTTAAAAGACATTGTGCGCGATAAAGATGGTATTCAAGCATCATTAGTTATTGCCGAAGCATGTTGATATTATCATAACTTAGGGAAATCATTCTTAGATATCCTAAATGAACAATACGAAAAATTTGGTTACTATTATTGTAATACCGTTAATTTAGTTCGTACTGGGGTAGAAGGACCAGAAATTATTAAAGGAATGTTAAAAACATTACGCGAAAACACTTTACCAGCTTTAAATGGAATTAGCTGTGTTAAAAAAGAAGATTATTTAACCGGATTATATAATATGCCGGGACAAGATTTATTAAAATTTTATTTTGCTGATGGTAGTTGATTTGCTGTTCGTGCCAGTGGGACGGAACCGAAAATTAAATTCTATTTTGTTTGTGTTGATAAAAGTGCCCAAGGGGCAAAAACAAAGATGCAGTTAATGTACCAAGAATTAGCAGAAAAATATTTAAACAATTAA
- the pstB gene encoding phosphate ABC transporter ATP-binding protein PstB: MDARSFLKRPAFDSSDNNPNLIEVKNVNFFYKGNKQALYNISMNIKENTVTAFIGPSGCGKSTLLRLFNRMNDMEPKTVFEGEISINGKNIYDADTDIVKLRTDIGMVFQKPAPFPMSIYDNVAYGPRNQGVKDKKLLNSLVVDSLKKAALWDEVKDNLKDSAFALSGGQQQRLCIARAIAMKPKILLMDEPTSALDPISTSKIEELIQELKKDFTIIIVTHHMQQAARVADYTAFFLKGELIEYNKTKIIFSHPANKKTEKYITGRFE; encoded by the coding sequence ATGGACGCAAGAAGTTTTTTAAAAAGACCAGCTTTTGATTCATCGGATAATAATCCCAATTTAATTGAAGTTAAAAATGTTAACTTTTTCTATAAGGGAAATAAGCAAGCATTATATAATATTTCAATGAATATTAAAGAAAATACTGTTACGGCCTTTATTGGTCCATCCGGTTGTGGTAAATCAACGTTATTACGATTATTTAACCGAATGAATGATATGGAACCAAAAACAGTTTTTGAAGGGGAAATTTCGATTAACGGGAAAAATATCTATGATGCTGATACCGATATTGTTAAATTACGAACAGATATTGGGATGGTATTTCAAAAACCAGCCCCTTTTCCAATGTCAATTTATGATAACGTTGCTTATGGTCCACGAAACCAAGGGGTTAAAGACAAGAAATTATTAAATAGCTTAGTTGTTGATAGTTTAAAAAAAGCCGCGTTATGAGATGAAGTAAAAGATAATTTAAAAGATTCGGCGTTTGCTTTATCTGGAGGACAACAACAACGATTATGTATTGCCCGAGCAATTGCGATGAAACCAAAGATTTTATTAATGGATGAACCAACTAGTGCCTTAGATCCAATTTCAACTTCGAAAATTGAAGAACTAATTCAAGAATTAAAAAAAGATTTTACAATTATTATTGTTACCCACCATATGCAGCAAGCTGCCCGGGTAGCTGATTACACCGCCTTTTTCCTAAAAGGGGAATTAATTGAATATAATAAAACAAAAATTATTTTTTCCCATCCAGCCAATAAAAAAACGGAAAAATATATTACTGGTCGCTTTGAGTAG
- a CDS encoding 2-oxo acid dehydrogenase subunit E2, giving the protein MGKIFFEADDNRKGIIDNVFVKEGQLVQKDDKLVNVVTQSRVYEIKAPGPGVVTNLSIYENKVINTGDILLELNNQASHYNHHDQKNIYNKSNFTNVRFDNNQNKKTETEIFREELIETLLARKVAGENSDSIELTEEIIEPVLNEQSTPPITEPVGPTPPEGNNQTFAFGDEITTTSVLLTEEVNNTSQPVAADKDFISNMNSLRKNLQNVETATNTVDIQEEIINNLISDVDVDQLSEHSSFKKQQPFRDELSKTFVHRMYSDIQNDLNHESNIEPGQVEIEPTPTEIIYFNEELMEQELEDNNIVQTPSPEEPGPLSSEQPSFEQGEIIADLTKNVEEPHDIRQEDNDNISSEVKLSPHAYRRVARLLKNPNKNAQTFLDIEVDVTELVNLLTIMREAYLQQNIELTLLPFFVKAVHSGLKKFPLLNASFNLGTQSVIFKWIYNIAVSLDNDTTISTPVLFDLKDDTIKEIATKCNALAVKEYDDNSEAFDYENSTFSIFNFGDFGVTRGTLTIPEHHSAAIGMGIIFKKPVVVEKNDIAIRDIMVITLAYNEMIIDITEASKFAHYVAYLLSNPGLLL; this is encoded by the coding sequence ATGGGAAAAATTTTTTTTGAGGCCGATGATAATCGCAAGGGAATCATTGATAATGTTTTTGTAAAAGAGGGGCAACTAGTCCAAAAAGATGATAAATTAGTTAATGTTGTTACACAAAGCCGGGTTTATGAAATTAAAGCTCCTGGTCCAGGAGTTGTAACTAATTTAAGTATTTATGAAAATAAAGTAATTAATACAGGTGATATTTTACTGGAATTAAATAATCAAGCTAGCCATTATAATCATCATGATCAAAAAAACATTTATAATAAATCAAATTTTACTAATGTTCGTTTTGATAATAATCAAAATAAAAAAACCGAAACAGAAATTTTTCGTGAAGAGTTAATTGAAACATTATTAGCTCGGAAAGTAGCAGGAGAAAATTCTGATTCAATTGAATTAACCGAAGAAATTATTGAGCCAGTATTAAATGAACAATCAACACCACCAATTACAGAACCAGTTGGACCAACACCACCAGAAGGAAATAATCAAACTTTTGCTTTTGGCGATGAAATTACGACAACATCAGTTTTATTAACAGAGGAAGTAAATAATACTTCCCAACCAGTTGCAGCGGACAAAGATTTTATTTCAAATATGAATAGTTTACGTAAAAACTTACAAAACGTTGAAACAGCAACTAATACTGTTGATATTCAAGAAGAAATTATTAACAATTTAATTTCCGATGTTGATGTTGACCAGTTATCAGAACATTCAAGCTTTAAAAAACAACAACCTTTCCGTGATGAATTATCAAAAACATTTGTCCATCGAATGTATAGTGATATTCAAAATGATTTAAATCATGAAAGTAATATTGAACCAGGGCAAGTTGAAATTGAACCAACTCCAACGGAAATTATTTATTTTAATGAAGAATTAATGGAACAAGAATTAGAGGATAATAATATTGTGCAAACCCCAAGTCCCGAAGAACCAGGACCATTAAGTTCAGAACAACCTAGTTTTGAACAAGGGGAAATTATTGCTGATTTAACAAAAAATGTTGAAGAACCACATGATATTCGTCAGGAAGACAATGATAATATTAGTAGTGAGGTAAAATTAAGTCCGCATGCTTATCGCCGTGTTGCACGATTATTAAAAAATCCTAATAAAAATGCCCAAACTTTTTTAGATATTGAAGTTGATGTGACTGAATTGGTTAACTTATTAACAATTATGCGCGAAGCTTATTTACAACAAAATATTGAGTTAACATTATTACCATTTTTTGTAAAAGCAGTTCACAGTGGGTTAAAAAAATTCCCGCTGTTAAATGCTAGTTTTAACTTAGGAACGCAAAGTGTTATTTTTAAATGAATTTACAATATTGCTGTTAGTTTAGACAATGATACAACAATTTCAACGCCAGTTTTATTTGATTTAAAAGATGACACAATTAAAGAAATTGCAACAAAATGTAATGCCTTAGCTGTAAAGGAATATGATGATAATAGTGAAGCCTTTGATTACGAAAATTCAACTTTCTCAATTTTTAATTTTGGCGATTTTGGCGTAACAAGAGGGACTTTAACAATTCCTGAACATCATTCAGCCGCAATTGGGATGGGCATTATTTTCAAAAAGCCAGTAGTTGTTGAAAAAAATGATATTGCAATCCGTGATATCATGGTAATTACTTTAGCATATAATGAAATGATTATTGATATTACCGAAGCAAGTAAGTTTGCCCATTATGTCGCATACTTATTATCAAATCCAGGATTATTATTGTAA
- the pstA gene encoding phosphate ABC transporter permease PstA has protein sequence MAKTTTPSPMQKLTVKEKWENYWKRVKNNFRSRKQLIDFLSKVLIYSFAVITILILLTLVGFIIYKSIYFFQHYPGGFWGFLSGRTWNANNNQFGIWWIIISTFFVLLISLLFAVPLTIFSSLYITEYLSPRLKAKVIGIVRLLAGIPSVVFGLFALTILGPFFMLLGAPSTSNLLVTSITLAFMGLPIMISLSVNAIENVPEAYRFGSLALGLSKTHTTYRIVLKSASFRIVTAIMLGVARIIGETMAVMMIAGNAPDGLKIDNGFLNFIFSSITTLASTIGLEMLENSGPMHESALYAIGLILFIFVCIINIIVISSQAIKSRKKNLHTIKKGKKLTLSSSYNAKKMNSLFYNKIEQTRTIKKVRDGIGFFFLISSTIIVISFTLLVLVTIIWKGLFGMVWHDLISTSTYSEGAGILSAFLVTLLLVICAMIFAIPLSMIVAIYLSEYAAPNSRLARIVRYAIDVLSSTPSIIYGTFGLAFFIGVCKLPISILSAGLTLTIVILPIMIRSIEESLQGVSPALRSASLALGATKTATTIKVVLPNAMPGIVTAVILAIGRVIGESAPVYLTLGTAVRLPIAGFLSPGASLTTQILMLSKEGSTADAMRIMYELAFTIMVLILLANISATTLGKKMAPDYVKVGFKQKWTNRFIALKYFFSKEFYQDKKEQIEKKWQHWFRKQRARKQARIEKEQGDK, from the coding sequence ATGGCAAAGACAACAACCCCATCCCCGATGCAAAAACTAACAGTTAAAGAAAAGTGAGAAAATTATTGGAAACGCGTTAAAAACAATTTTCGTAGCCGCAAACAATTAATTGATTTTTTATCAAAAGTTTTAATTTACAGTTTTGCTGTTATTACGATCTTAATTTTATTAACGCTAGTTGGTTTTATTATTTACAAATCAATTTATTTCTTCCAACATTACCCTGGTGGTTTTTGAGGATTTTTATCAGGGCGAACTTGAAATGCCAATAATAATCAATTTGGGATTTGATGGATTATTATTTCAACTTTCTTTGTTTTATTAATTTCCTTGCTATTTGCCGTACCATTAACAATCTTTTCATCGTTATATATTACTGAATATTTAAGTCCGCGCTTAAAAGCAAAAGTAATTGGGATTGTCCGTTTACTAGCGGGAATTCCTTCGGTTGTTTTTGGATTATTTGCTCTAACCATTTTAGGGCCATTCTTTATGTTACTGGGGGCACCATCAACATCAAATTTATTGGTTACATCAATTACTCTAGCTTTTATGGGGTTACCAATTATGATTTCTTTATCAGTTAATGCGATTGAAAATGTTCCCGAAGCTTACCGTTTTGGATCATTAGCTTTAGGATTAAGTAAAACTCATACAACTTATCGTATTGTCTTAAAGTCAGCATCATTTCGAATTGTAACGGCAATTATGTTAGGAGTTGCCCGTATTATTGGAGAAACAATGGCTGTTATGATGATTGCCGGAAATGCGCCTGATGGCTTAAAAATTGATAATGGTTTCTTAAACTTTATTTTTTCTTCAATTACAACCCTTGCTTCAACAATTGGGTTGGAAATGTTAGAAAACTCAGGGCCAATGCATGAATCAGCATTATATGCAATTGGTTTAATTCTATTTATTTTTGTTTGTATTATTAATATTATTGTTATTAGTTCGCAAGCAATTAAAAGCCGTAAGAAAAATTTACATACGATTAAAAAAGGAAAAAAACTAACCTTAAGTAGTTCTTATAATGCTAAAAAAATGAATAGCCTTTTTTATAATAAAATTGAACAAACACGTACGATTAAAAAAGTTCGCGATGGAATTGGTTTCTTTTTCCTAATATCCTCAACAATTATTGTAATTTCTTTTACCTTATTAGTCCTTGTCACGATTATTTGAAAAGGGTTATTTGGGATGGTATGACATGATTTAATTTCAACTTCAACATATAGTGAGGGGGCTGGAATTTTATCGGCTTTTCTAGTAACATTATTATTAGTAATATGTGCAATGATTTTTGCGATTCCTTTAAGTATGATTGTCGCAATTTATTTAAGTGAATATGCTGCCCCAAATAGTCGTTTAGCACGTATTGTCCGCTATGCAATTGATGTTTTATCATCAACACCAAGTATTATTTATGGAACCTTTGGGTTAGCTTTCTTTATTGGGGTATGTAAGTTGCCAATTTCGATTTTATCGGCGGGATTAACCTTAACAATTGTTATTTTACCAATTATGATTCGTAGTATTGAAGAATCATTGCAAGGGGTATCCCCAGCATTACGTAGTGCATCCTTAGCATTAGGGGCGACAAAAACGGCAACAACAATTAAAGTTGTTTTACCAAATGCGATGCCCGGAATTGTAACAGCTGTTATTTTAGCAATTGGACGGGTAATTGGTGAATCAGCCCCAGTTTATTTAACATTAGGAACAGCTGTTCGTTTACCAATTGCTGGTTTCTTATCACCAGGGGCAAGTTTAACAACCCAAATCTTAATGTTATCAAAAGAAGGTTCAACTGCTGATGCGATGCGAATTATGTATGAATTAGCCTTTACCATTATGGTTTTAATTCTATTAGCAAATATCTCAGCGACAACCTTGGGTAAAAAAATGGCCCCTGATTATGTTAAAGTTGGCTTTAAACAAAAATGAACAAATCGTTTTATCGCATTAAAATACTTTTTTTCAAAAGAATTCTATCAAGATAAAAAAGAGCAAATTGAGAAAAAATGACAACACTGATTCCGCAAACAACGCGCTCGTAAGCAAGCACGAATTGAAAAAGAACAAGGAGATAAATAA